In Gossypium hirsutum isolate 1008001.06 chromosome D06, Gossypium_hirsutum_v2.1, whole genome shotgun sequence, one genomic interval encodes:
- the LOC107904891 gene encoding choline/ethanolaminephosphotransferase 1 isoform X1, whose translation MKFISLTWIHLQQDGFISLMGYFYFLYQTFDAVDRKQARRTNSSSPLEELFDHGCDALACAVHVFNLLRCMTKANGIPHYIRFDSFRSLKPWPLGALLCVEGTVSGSGYFTNTLILPVDNGPTEGLALIYVMHFLIGFLLSFLCLKRGRQKEKYLCCLLALLDLIF comes from the exons ATGAA GTTTATTTCCCTCACTTGGATTCACCTCCAGCAAGATGGGTTCATTTCGCTCATGGGTTACTTCTATTTTTTATATCAG ACTTTTGATGCTGTCGATCGGAAGCAAGCAAGAAGAACAAACTCCTCTAGTCCCCTCGAAGAACTTTTTGACCATG GGTGCGATGCGCTTGCATGTGCGGTACATGTATTTAACTTGTTGCGTTGCATGACAAAGGCTAATGGCATTCCTCATTATATAAGATTTGATTCTTTTCGTAGTTTGAAACCATGGCCTTTGGGAGCACTGCTATGTGTGGAAGGGACAGTTTCTGGTTCTGG CTATTTCACCAATACGCTGATCCTTCCCGTAGATAATGGGCCAACTGAGGGTCTTGCTCTGATATATGTAATGCACTTTTTGATAGGATTTTTG CTGAGCTTCTTATGTTTGAAACGCGGgagacaaaaagaaaaatatcttTGTTGCCTTTTGGCCTTACTTGATTTGATTTTTTGA
- the LOC107904891 gene encoding choline/ethanolaminephosphotransferase 1 isoform X4, with the protein MKFISLTWIHLQQDGFISLMGYFYFLYQTFDAVDRKQARRTNSSSPLEELFDHGCDALACAFETMAFGSTAMCGRDSFWFWLFHQYADPSRR; encoded by the exons ATGAA GTTTATTTCCCTCACTTGGATTCACCTCCAGCAAGATGGGTTCATTTCGCTCATGGGTTACTTCTATTTTTTATATCAG ACTTTTGATGCTGTCGATCGGAAGCAAGCAAGAAGAACAAACTCCTCTAGTCCCCTCGAAGAACTTTTTGACCATG GGTGCGATGCGCTTGCATGTGCG TTTGAAACCATGGCCTTTGGGAGCACTGCTATGTGTGGAAGGGACAGTTTCTGGTTCTGG CTATTTCACCAATACGCTGATCCTTCCCGTAGATAA
- the LOC107904891 gene encoding choline/ethanolaminephosphotransferase 1 isoform X2 — translation MKFISLTWIHLQQDGFISLMGYFYFLYQTFDAVDRKQARRTNSSSPLEELFDHGCDALACAVHVFNLLRCMTKANGIPHYIRFDSFRSLKPWPLGALLCVEGTVSGSGYFTNTLILPVDNGPTEGLALIYLSFLCLKRGRQKEKYLCCLLALLDLIF, via the exons ATGAA GTTTATTTCCCTCACTTGGATTCACCTCCAGCAAGATGGGTTCATTTCGCTCATGGGTTACTTCTATTTTTTATATCAG ACTTTTGATGCTGTCGATCGGAAGCAAGCAAGAAGAACAAACTCCTCTAGTCCCCTCGAAGAACTTTTTGACCATG GGTGCGATGCGCTTGCATGTGCGGTACATGTATTTAACTTGTTGCGTTGCATGACAAAGGCTAATGGCATTCCTCATTATATAAGATTTGATTCTTTTCGTAGTTTGAAACCATGGCCTTTGGGAGCACTGCTATGTGTGGAAGGGACAGTTTCTGGTTCTGG CTATTTCACCAATACGCTGATCCTTCCCGTAGATAATGGGCCAACTGAGGGTCTTGCTCTGATATAT CTGAGCTTCTTATGTTTGAAACGCGGgagacaaaaagaaaaatatcttTGTTGCCTTTTGGCCTTACTTGATTTGATTTTTTGA
- the LOC107904891 gene encoding uncharacterized protein isoform X3: MGSFRSWVTSIFYIRLLMLSIGSKQEEQTPLVPSKNFLTMGAMRLHVRLKPWPLGALLCVEGTVSGSGYFTNTLILPVDNGPTEGLALIYVMHFLIGFLLSFLCLKRGRQKEKYLCCLLALLDLIF, from the exons ATGGGTTCATTTCGCTCATGGGTTACTTCTATTTTTTATATCAG ACTTTTGATGCTGTCGATCGGAAGCAAGCAAGAAGAACAAACTCCTCTAGTCCCCTCGAAGAACTTTTTGACCATG GGTGCGATGCGCTTGCATGTGCG TTTGAAACCATGGCCTTTGGGAGCACTGCTATGTGTGGAAGGGACAGTTTCTGGTTCTGG CTATTTCACCAATACGCTGATCCTTCCCGTAGATAATGGGCCAACTGAGGGTCTTGCTCTGATATATGTAATGCACTTTTTGATAGGATTTTTG CTGAGCTTCTTATGTTTGAAACGCGGgagacaaaaagaaaaatatcttTGTTGCCTTTTGGCCTTACTTGATTTGATTTTTTGA
- the LOC107941840 gene encoding glucan endo-1,3-beta-glucosidase 14 — MSTGEDRAMNWVKENVQAFLPGTQIRGIAVGNEILGGSDMELWEVLLPAAKNIFGAVYRLGLKEIVQVSSPHSEAVFANSYPPSACIFKPDVVPFMKPLLQLFSQIGSPFYINAYPFLAYKNDPQHIDINYALFKDNRGIYDAKTKLHYDNMFEAQVDAAYSALEKAGFNKMEVIVSETGWASRGDPDEAGATVKNARTYNRHLRKRLIKKKGTPLRPKIPVRAYVFALFNENSKPGPTSERNFGLFKPDGSIAYDIGFTGLVPSSAPPLSFKDIAAQGWLRWSYSLLFMACSVVLQQGLGL; from the exons ATGAGCACAGGAGAAGATCGGGCGATGAATTGGGTTAAAGAAAACGTACAAGCATTCCTTCCCGGAACCCAAATCCGAGGAATCGCGGTGGGAAACGAGATCTTGGGCGGTTCCGATATGGAACTTTGGGAAGTCTTATTGCCTGCAGCAAAGAACATTTTTGGCGCTGTTTACAGGTTGGGTTTAAAGGAGATTGTTCAAGTTTCAAGCCCACATTCAGAGGCTGTTTTCGCCAATTCTTACCCACCCTCGGCCTGCATTTTCAAACCCGATGTTGTTCCATTCATGAAGCCACTACTACAGTTGTTTTCTCAGATTGGTTCACCCTTTTATATAAATGCCTACCCATTTTTAGCCTATAAGAACGATCCTCAACATATTGACATTAACTACGCTTTGTTCAAAGATAACCGTGGGATTTACGATGCCAAAACCAAGCTTCATTACGATAACATGTTTGAAGCTCAGGTTGATGCGGCTTATTCGGCATTGGAGAAAGCTGGTTTTAACAAAATGGAAGTCATTGTTTCGGAAACTGGTTGGGCTTCGCGTGGGGATCCTGATGAAGCCGGTGCCACGGTGAAGAACGCCAGGACTTACAATCGGCACCTTCGTAAACGGCTGATCAAAAAGAAGGGAACCCCGTTGAGGCCCAAGATCCCTGTCAGGGCTTATGTTTTCGCTTTGTTTAATGAAAATTCCAAGCCTGGACCAACCTCTGAGAGAAACTTTGGATTGTTTAAGCCTGATGGTAGCATTGCCTATGATATTGGATTCACTGGCCTTGTTCCTTCTTCAGCACCCCCTCTCTCTTTTAAG GATATTGCAGCTCAGGGATGGTTAAGATGGTCTTACTCTTTGCTCTTCATGGCTTGCAGTGTGGTTCTACAGCAGGGTTTAGGCTTGTAA